A section of the Paenibacillus aurantius genome encodes:
- a CDS encoding amino acid ABC transporter ATP-binding protein: protein MIRFQRVNKHFGHFHVLQDINLEIGQGEVVVVIGPSGSGKSTLLRCINRLETITDGDLTVDGVKVNDPKTDINELRRNIGMVFQHFNLYPHKKVIQNITLAPVKVLGVSEEEARRTAMHYLEKVGIPDKAESFPSQLSGGQQQRVAIARGLAMKPKIMLFDEPTSALDPEMIGEVLDVMKALAKEGMTMVVVTHEMGFAREVADRVVFMDQGKILEEAAPAAFFENPREERAQLFLSRLINH, encoded by the coding sequence TTGATCCGGTTCCAACGGGTGAACAAGCATTTTGGGCACTTCCATGTGCTCCAAGACATCAACCTGGAGATCGGGCAGGGGGAAGTGGTCGTCGTGATCGGGCCTTCCGGCTCCGGCAAAAGCACCCTTCTCCGCTGCATCAACCGTCTGGAAACGATTACGGACGGGGACTTGACGGTGGACGGGGTAAAGGTGAACGATCCCAAAACAGATATCAACGAGCTGCGCCGGAACATCGGGATGGTTTTTCAGCATTTCAACCTGTACCCGCACAAGAAGGTCATCCAGAACATTACGCTCGCCCCTGTCAAAGTGCTGGGGGTCTCCGAGGAGGAAGCCCGCCGGACGGCGATGCACTATCTGGAGAAGGTCGGCATTCCGGATAAGGCGGAGTCGTTCCCGTCGCAGCTGTCCGGCGGCCAGCAGCAGCGGGTCGCGATTGCGCGCGGGCTTGCCATGAAGCCGAAGATCATGCTCTTCGACGAGCCGACATCGGCACTCGATCCGGAAATGATCGGCGAGGTGCTTGACGTCATGAAAGCGCTGGCGAAGGAAGGGATGACGATGGTCGTTGTGACCCACGAGATGGGCTTCGCCCGCGAAGTAGCCGACCGTGTGGTTTTCATGGACCAAGGGAAAATTCTCGAGGAGGCGGCTCCCGCTGCGTTCTTTGAGAACCCGCGGGAGGAGAGGGCCCAGCTCTTTCTCAGCCGCTTGATCAACCATTAA
- a CDS encoding NAD-dependent malic enzyme, which produces MAVPTGASTTIILRLEIDKQGITFGQIATAIGDAGGDIVAIDVTRSTKDSTIRDITVNVTDQLHTKRIEEVTRRLPGVKLLNVSDQTFLMHLGGKIEMNPKVPIKNRDDLSRVYTPGVARVCMAIHEEPSRAHSLTIKRNTVAVVSDGSAVLGLGNIGPLGAMPVMEGKAMLFKQFAGVDAFPICLETQDTEEIIRTIKNIAPAFGGINLEDISAPRCFEIEERLVQELDIPVFHDDQHGTAVVLLAGLLNATKLVGKRLEDCKVVLAGVGAAGTACTKILLSAGVRNIIGVDRQGALVAGQDYGNATWNWYGENTNPNREEGKLSDVIEGADIFIGVSGPGVLKVEDVKRMAPDSIVFAMANPTPEISPDEVEGIVRVMATGRSDYPNQINNVLCFPGLFRGMLDCRASRVTEEMKLAAARAIASVVTDEELNESYIVPSVFNQHVAERVREAVLDAAYSSGIARRRDIREPK; this is translated from the coding sequence ATGGCAGTACCAACAGGAGCCAGTACGACGATTATTTTGAGGCTGGAGATCGACAAGCAGGGGATCACCTTCGGGCAGATCGCCACGGCTATCGGAGACGCGGGCGGGGATATCGTCGCCATCGACGTCACCCGGTCGACGAAAGACTCGACGATCCGGGACATTACCGTCAACGTCACCGACCAGCTTCATACGAAGCGCATTGAGGAAGTGACGCGCCGGCTTCCCGGGGTTAAGCTTCTCAACGTGTCGGACCAGACCTTCCTCATGCACCTGGGCGGCAAAATCGAGATGAACCCCAAGGTGCCGATCAAAAACCGGGACGACCTGTCCCGTGTCTATACACCGGGCGTGGCCCGGGTCTGCATGGCCATTCACGAGGAGCCGTCGCGCGCCCATTCCCTTACGATCAAGCGGAACACGGTCGCCGTGGTGTCGGACGGCTCCGCGGTGCTCGGACTCGGAAATATCGGTCCGCTCGGGGCTATGCCTGTCATGGAAGGAAAGGCGATGCTGTTCAAGCAGTTCGCGGGCGTCGATGCTTTCCCGATCTGCCTGGAAACCCAGGATACGGAAGAGATCATCCGCACGATCAAGAACATCGCGCCGGCCTTCGGGGGCATCAACCTCGAGGACATTTCGGCTCCGCGCTGCTTCGAGATCGAGGAGAGGCTCGTCCAGGAGCTGGACATCCCCGTCTTCCACGATGACCAGCACGGCACCGCCGTCGTGCTCCTTGCCGGGCTCTTGAACGCCACGAAGCTCGTCGGCAAGCGGCTCGAAGACTGCAAGGTCGTGCTGGCGGGCGTGGGTGCAGCCGGAACGGCGTGCACGAAGATTCTGCTGTCGGCCGGCGTCCGCAACATCATCGGCGTGGACCGCCAGGGCGCCCTGGTGGCCGGACAGGATTACGGCAACGCGACGTGGAACTGGTACGGGGAGAACACGAACCCGAACCGCGAGGAAGGAAAGCTCTCCGACGTCATCGAGGGCGCGGATATCTTCATCGGCGTGTCGGGACCCGGCGTCCTGAAGGTGGAGGACGTGAAGCGCATGGCCCCCGATTCCATCGTATTCGCGATGGCCAACCCGACGCCGGAGATTTCGCCGGATGAGGTGGAAGGAATCGTGCGCGTGATGGCGACCGGACGCTCGGACTACCCGAACCAGATCAACAACGTGCTCTGCTTCCCCGGCCTGTTCAGGGGCATGCTCGACTGCCGCGCCTCCCGCGTCACGGAGGAGATGAAGCTGGCCGCGGCACGCGCGATCGCTTCGGTCGTGACGGACGAGGAGCTGAACGAGTCGTACATCGTGCCGAGCGTGTTCAACCAGCACGTCGCGGAACGGGTGCGCGAGGCCGTGCTGGATGCGGCCTACAGCTCGGGCATCGCCCGCCGCCGGGACATCCGGGAGCCGAAGTAA
- a CDS encoding response regulator has protein sequence MEGKWVEVVLIEDDPMVRQVNREFVERVPGFRVVGAAGNGVEGLQLVRELRPSLVLLDVFMPQQDGLETLRRIRQEAVETDVIVITAARDEATIREMMRGGAADYILKPFKFERVKESLERYLRLHAGLKEAEAFSQEELDAVLHGRREARPSVSGGSPASPAAGAKGPALPLPEELPKGLNAQTLKQIAGFLERTNEPVSAEEAADGVGIARVTARRYLEYLEKTGWVALDIRYGGVGRPVNRYLLQKR, from the coding sequence ATGGAAGGCAAATGGGTGGAGGTCGTTCTCATCGAGGACGACCCGATGGTAAGGCAGGTCAACCGCGAATTCGTCGAGCGGGTGCCGGGTTTCCGGGTAGTCGGCGCCGCGGGCAACGGCGTGGAGGGCTTGCAGCTCGTTCGGGAGCTTCGACCTTCGCTGGTGCTTCTCGATGTCTTCATGCCGCAGCAGGACGGGCTCGAAACGCTTCGGCGGATCCGGCAGGAGGCCGTCGAGACGGACGTGATCGTCATCACGGCGGCCCGGGACGAGGCCACGATCCGCGAGATGATGCGCGGCGGGGCGGCGGACTACATCCTGAAGCCGTTCAAGTTCGAACGGGTGAAGGAATCTCTCGAGCGCTACCTCCGCCTGCATGCCGGGCTGAAGGAGGCGGAGGCGTTCTCCCAGGAAGAGCTCGATGCCGTCCTGCACGGGAGACGGGAAGCCCGCCCCAGCGTCTCCGGCGGATCCCCGGCGTCTCCGGCCGCTGGCGCCAAAGGGCCGGCCCTTCCGCTCCCGGAGGAGCTGCCGAAGGGCTTGAACGCCCAGACGTTGAAGCAGATCGCCGGCTTCCTCGAGAGGACGAACGAGCCGGTTTCGGCCGAAGAAGCGGCGGACGGGGTCGGCATTGCCCGCGTAACGGCCCGCCGCTACCTGGAATACCTGGAGAAGACCGGCTGGGTCGCCCTCGATATCCGCTACGGGGGAGTCGGTCGTCCGGTCAACCGGTACCTTTTGCAGAAGCGGTAG
- a CDS encoding sensor histidine kinase, translated as MRLTNLRIQWKITFLSFGIVLFSLLLGGIILLGSTIRLQENAIADRLLITGRTVAELPEIRQHLTEPEGWKAANPVVERIRIINDATYIVVLDRNRVRFSHPVEARLGTKAEEAGMEAAFAEHTYTSRAKGELGTAVQAFVPVMNEEHQQIGVVLAGRVLPGLAETIRKQRGYAYVTLLLSLLFGVWGSWNLAKHIKRQMLNLEPQEIARLLLERTAAFHSMNEGVIAMDSRGILTIFNEKAKQLFGITGDVLGRPAEEVVPGMRLSDILKQEQPMHNEELHVGEALIWTSRVPVKLNGRTVGALAVFQDRTEVTRMAEELTGVREFVDALRVQNHEHSNKLHTIAGLLQLGRQDRALDYLFETAEHQEELTRFLTGRIHDPSLSGLILGKIGRGRELGIEVAVDRRSRLERFPEQMDRHDFVLILGNLIENAFDALQAVSREPKRVEISIEQDEEVLSLLVEDNGAGMDEETRRRMLEPGFSTKGGQGRGIGLGLVARIVAKGGGELACDSAPGEGTSFVITFPMRRGEL; from the coding sequence ATGAGGCTGACCAACCTGCGCATACAATGGAAAATCACCTTCCTCTCCTTCGGCATCGTGCTCTTCTCCCTGCTGCTCGGCGGGATCATCCTGCTCGGCAGCACGATCCGGCTGCAGGAGAACGCCATCGCCGACCGGCTCCTGATCACCGGCCGGACGGTGGCGGAGCTTCCGGAGATCCGGCAGCACTTGACGGAGCCGGAAGGGTGGAAGGCAGCGAATCCGGTAGTGGAGCGGATCCGCATCATCAACGACGCCACGTACATCGTCGTGCTGGATAGGAACCGGGTCCGCTTCTCCCATCCGGTGGAAGCGCGGCTCGGGACGAAGGCGGAGGAGGCCGGCATGGAAGCCGCTTTCGCCGAGCATACGTATACGTCCCGGGCGAAGGGAGAGCTTGGGACGGCGGTGCAGGCTTTCGTGCCGGTCATGAACGAGGAGCACCAGCAGATCGGGGTGGTGCTCGCCGGACGCGTCCTCCCCGGGCTAGCCGAAACGATCCGGAAGCAGCGGGGCTATGCTTATGTTACCCTGCTGCTGTCTCTCCTGTTCGGTGTTTGGGGATCGTGGAATTTGGCCAAACACATTAAGAGGCAGATGCTGAATCTGGAGCCGCAGGAGATCGCCCGGCTTCTGCTGGAGCGGACCGCTGCCTTTCATTCGATGAACGAAGGGGTCATCGCCATGGACAGCCGGGGGATCCTGACCATCTTCAACGAGAAGGCGAAGCAGCTATTCGGCATAACGGGGGATGTGCTGGGACGGCCGGCGGAGGAGGTCGTGCCCGGCATGCGCCTCTCGGATATTCTGAAGCAGGAGCAGCCGATGCACAACGAGGAGCTGCACGTCGGCGAAGCGCTGATCTGGACGAGCCGCGTTCCGGTCAAGCTGAACGGGCGGACCGTCGGGGCGCTCGCCGTGTTCCAGGACCGGACGGAGGTGACCCGGATGGCGGAGGAGCTGACGGGGGTGCGCGAATTCGTCGATGCCCTGCGGGTGCAGAACCACGAGCACAGCAACAAGCTGCACACCATTGCGGGTCTCCTTCAGCTCGGCCGGCAGGACAGGGCGCTCGATTATCTGTTTGAGACGGCGGAGCATCAGGAGGAACTGACCCGTTTTCTGACGGGCCGTATCCACGATCCCAGCCTGTCCGGGCTCATTCTCGGCAAGATCGGCCGGGGCCGGGAACTCGGCATCGAGGTGGCGGTGGACCGCCGCAGCCGGCTGGAGCGGTTCCCCGAGCAGATGGACCGCCACGACTTCGTGCTCATCTTGGGCAACCTGATCGAGAATGCGTTCGACGCGCTGCAGGCGGTGTCCCGGGAGCCCAAGCGGGTTGAAATCAGCATCGAGCAGGACGAGGAGGTGCTGTCGCTGCTCGTGGAGGACAACGGCGCGGGAATGGACGAGGAGACGAGGCGGCGGATGCTGGAGCCGGGCTTCTCCACCAAGGGCGGCCAGGGCCGGGGCATCGGCCTCGGTCTGGTGGCCCGCATCGTTGCGAAGGGCGGCGGGGAGCTGGCCTGCGACAGCGCCCCGGGAGAGGGCACGAGCTTCGTGATTACGTTTCCCATGAGAAGAGGAGAGTTGTGA